The Enterococcus rotai genome includes a window with the following:
- a CDS encoding xanthine phosphoribosyltransferase, with protein sequence MEELVQRIKEDGRVLGEGVLKVDSFVTHQVDPDLMEAIGYRFAEVFAQAGITKVVTIEASGIAPALFAAKKLAVPMIFARKAKSLTMDEELLTSSVYSFTKQVTSQISISRKFLSSDDKVLIIDDFLANGQAAKGLVELCQQAGAEVDGIGIVIEKSFQDGRELLEQMGLRVVSLARIASLKNGEVEFLEGDA encoded by the coding sequence ATGGAAGAATTAGTACAACGAATTAAAGAAGATGGGCGAGTTTTAGGGGAAGGCGTCTTAAAAGTAGATAGTTTTGTTACCCACCAAGTAGATCCTGATTTGATGGAAGCGATCGGTTACCGTTTTGCTGAAGTATTTGCACAGGCAGGGATTACAAAAGTTGTTACAATCGAAGCATCGGGGATTGCTCCAGCGCTTTTTGCAGCTAAAAAATTAGCAGTACCGATGATTTTTGCCCGCAAAGCAAAAAGTTTAACAATGGATGAAGAATTGTTGACGTCTTCTGTTTATTCGTTTACTAAGCAAGTAACAAGTCAAATTTCTATTTCAAGAAAATTTCTATCAAGTGATGATAAAGTGTTGATCATTGATGATTTTTTAGCCAACGGTCAAGCAGCAAAAGGTTTGGTGGAACTGTGCCAACAAGCGGGTGCTGAGGTTGATGGGATTGGTATCGTTATTGAAAAGTCTTTCCAAGACGGACGAGAGTTATTAGAACAAATGGGCTTACGTGTAGTGTCATTAGCTCGTATCGCATCATTGAAAAATGGAGAAGTCGAATTTCTTGAGGGGGATGCGTAA
- the purK gene encoding 5-(carboxyamino)imidazole ribonucleotide synthase produces MMNLNKPLLPGQMIGIIGGGQLGRMMALSAREMGFRVGVLDPTVDCPAAQVADWHLLADYDDIEALEELAKRAQVLTYEFENVDVGALMHVQDLVSIPQGTDLLAITQDRLLEKSFLEANNIVIAPFATIVSPTDIQDAIDGIGYPCVLKTTRGGYDGKGQFVLYSTSDLAPSMNILREGTCVLEAWIPYEKEISVLVSGNGQGDITVFPVVENIHRHNILHETIAPARVNEDVVEEAQRIARVIAEAVDLAGTLAVEMFLTSDGGIYVNELAPRPHNSGHYSIEACSLSQFDAHIRGICGWPLPEVELLSEAVMVNILGNEIYETMDVISEKPDWHFHYYGKAEAKKGRKMGHITILTEDVFETLEDIYQTNIWD; encoded by the coding sequence GTGATGAACTTGAATAAACCTTTATTACCGGGACAAATGATCGGTATTATTGGTGGCGGACAATTAGGCAGAATGATGGCTCTAAGTGCACGAGAAATGGGTTTCCGTGTAGGCGTGTTAGATCCAACTGTTGATTGCCCTGCTGCTCAAGTCGCTGATTGGCATTTATTAGCTGATTACGATGATATAGAAGCGTTAGAGGAATTGGCAAAACGTGCCCAGGTCTTAACCTATGAGTTTGAGAACGTAGATGTTGGAGCATTGATGCACGTTCAAGATTTAGTGAGCATTCCTCAAGGAACAGACCTTTTAGCGATCACACAAGATCGCTTATTGGAAAAATCTTTCTTAGAAGCAAATAATATTGTGATTGCGCCGTTTGCTACGATTGTTAGTCCGACAGATATCCAAGATGCAATTGATGGAATCGGTTATCCTTGTGTCCTAAAGACGACTCGTGGTGGATATGATGGCAAAGGCCAGTTTGTTTTATACAGCACGTCAGATTTAGCTCCTTCAATGAATATTCTTAGAGAAGGTACCTGTGTGTTAGAGGCTTGGATTCCCTATGAAAAAGAAATATCAGTTTTAGTAAGTGGAAATGGTCAAGGGGATATTACTGTTTTTCCGGTTGTAGAAAATATTCACCGACATAATATTTTGCATGAAACGATTGCGCCTGCGCGAGTTAATGAAGATGTCGTTGAAGAGGCTCAGAGAATTGCTCGTGTGATTGCGGAAGCTGTTGATTTGGCCGGAACTTTAGCAGTTGAGATGTTTTTAACAAGTGATGGTGGTATTTATGTAAACGAGTTAGCACCAAGACCTCACAACTCTGGTCACTACTCGATCGAAGCTTGTTCATTGAGTCAATTTGATGCTCATATTCGCGGTATTTGCGGTTGGCCGTTGCCGGAAGTCGAGCTTTTATCAGAAGCTGTAATGGTCAATATTTTAGGAAATGAAATCTATGAAACAATGGACGTGATTTCTGAAAAACCAGATTGGCATTTTCACTATTACGGTAAAGCAGAAGCGAAAAAAGGTCGAAAAATGGGGCATATCACCATTTTGACAGAAGATGTTTTTGAGACCTTAGAAGATATTTATCAAACCAATATTTGGGATTAA
- a CDS encoding hydrolase, with product MDEKWVPEIVTPLKQDIVQVPKVIAKASGIRIFGKKIKSIIFTTDIAIIRNTDANAVIAVYPFTPHPAITKSIIEAADIPVFSGVGGGLTQGQRSAYMSLFAEAQGSIGVVLNGPTPVETVEMVCEVVDIPVVSTVTSIHTPIDEKIEAGVTMINISAGKDTAKTVKFFRNKYPELPIIATGGPTDESITETIEAGANAITYTPPSNGELFSHKMDKYRNLEKKNDN from the coding sequence GTGGATGAAAAGTGGGTACCAGAAATCGTAACGCCTCTAAAGCAAGATATTGTGCAAGTGCCAAAAGTCATTGCTAAAGCAAGCGGCATCCGAATTTTTGGGAAAAAAATCAAATCAATTATCTTTACAACAGATATTGCCATAATACGGAATACGGATGCGAATGCTGTAATTGCAGTATATCCATTTACCCCGCACCCTGCCATTACTAAAAGTATTATTGAGGCTGCAGATATTCCTGTTTTCTCAGGTGTAGGTGGTGGATTGACTCAAGGACAACGTTCTGCGTACATGAGTTTATTTGCAGAAGCGCAAGGGTCGATTGGTGTAGTATTGAATGGCCCAACACCTGTTGAAACCGTTGAAATGGTTTGTGAAGTGGTTGACATTCCAGTAGTCAGTACAGTGACATCTATACATACACCAATTGACGAAAAAATTGAAGCTGGCGTAACAATGATCAACATTAGTGCTGGTAAAGATACAGCTAAGACTGTGAAATTTTTCCGTAATAAATATCCAGAATTACCGATCATTGCTACAGGCGGTCCAACTGATGAGTCTATCACTGAGACAATCGAAGCCGGGGCAAATGCTATTACGTATACGCCGCCAAGCAACGGCGAACTGTTTAGTCATAAGATGGATAAATATAGAAATTTAGAAAAAAAGAATGATAATTAA
- a CDS encoding glycoside hydrolase family 73 protein — protein MNSQRYKKKKIRKTNLPALFAGLLIVGVAFIFSINVLSDNSHIEEETAQKQGQVSKEQFIDRISPHAKELQASYGVLPSIIIGQGILESNWGQSTLASKYNNLFGIKAYGDQKKINLETREYINEEWIVIQGDFRVYDTWEESMDDHTRLFVNGVTWNPRLYEHVLLAKNYKQAAQALQDAGYATDPTYADKVIHVIESYDLNQYDH, from the coding sequence ATGAATAGTCAAAGGTATAAGAAGAAAAAAATAAGAAAAACGAATTTACCAGCGCTTTTTGCAGGTTTGTTGATCGTTGGAGTCGCGTTTATCTTTTCAATTAATGTATTGTCGGACAACTCACACATAGAAGAAGAGACTGCACAAAAGCAAGGACAAGTATCAAAAGAACAGTTTATCGACAGAATCAGTCCGCATGCGAAAGAATTGCAAGCTTCTTACGGCGTTTTGCCGAGTATTATCATTGGACAAGGAATTTTAGAGTCAAATTGGGGTCAAAGTACCCTAGCTTCTAAGTATAATAATTTATTTGGGATCAAGGCTTATGGTGATCAGAAAAAGATTAATCTTGAAACAAGAGAGTATATCAATGAAGAGTGGATCGTGATTCAAGGTGATTTTAGAGTATATGATACTTGGGAAGAATCAATGGATGATCATACGCGCTTATTTGTTAATGGTGTAACATGGAATCCCCGTTTATATGAACATGTTCTTTTAGCTAAAAACTATAAACAAGCGGCACAAGCATTGCAAGATGCTGGTTATGCAACGGATCCAACCTATGCAGATAAGGTGATTCATGTGATCGAAAGTTATGATCTAAATCAATATGATCATTAA
- the tsaD gene encoding tRNA (adenosine(37)-N6)-threonylcarbamoyltransferase complex transferase subunit TsaD yields MTFFYKKRKLILAIESSCDETSVAVVEDGRKILANIVASQVKSHQRFGGVVPEVASRHHVEEITMCIEEALIEAEVEPDDLSGVGVTYGPGLVGALLIGISAAKTFAWAHDLPLIPVNHMAGHIYAANFVEPLQFPLMALLVSGGHTELVYMKETGSFEIIGETRDDAAGEAYDKVGRVLGLSYPSGKEIDEMAHMGQDTYHFPRAMIKEDNYDFSFSGLKSSFINTVHNAEQREEQLSTKDLAASFQASVIDVLTEKTIRACKEYPIKQLVMAGGVAANQGLRERLTKEVAKELPGVTFIVPPLRLCGDNAAMIGAAAFVEAEKGHLADYHLNADPSLTFMTI; encoded by the coding sequence ATGACTTTTTTTTACAAAAAAAGAAAATTAATTTTAGCTATTGAGAGTAGTTGTGATGAAACAAGTGTTGCGGTCGTTGAAGACGGCAGAAAAATACTAGCGAATATCGTCGCTTCACAAGTGAAAAGTCATCAACGTTTCGGCGGTGTGGTACCAGAAGTTGCTAGTCGACATCATGTTGAAGAAATTACGATGTGCATTGAAGAGGCCTTGATCGAGGCTGAGGTGGAACCAGATGACTTGAGTGGTGTAGGAGTCACTTATGGACCAGGCTTAGTAGGGGCTTTATTGATCGGAATCTCAGCTGCAAAGACATTTGCTTGGGCGCATGATTTACCGTTGATTCCAGTGAATCATATGGCTGGGCATATTTATGCAGCGAATTTCGTAGAACCACTACAATTTCCATTGATGGCTTTATTAGTAAGCGGTGGCCACACAGAATTAGTTTATATGAAAGAAACAGGTTCTTTTGAAATTATCGGTGAAACAAGAGATGACGCAGCTGGTGAAGCATATGATAAAGTTGGCAGAGTTTTAGGACTAAGTTATCCTAGCGGAAAAGAAATCGACGAGATGGCTCATATGGGGCAAGATACGTATCATTTTCCTCGTGCGATGATCAAAGAAGACAATTATGATTTTAGCTTCAGCGGGTTGAAAAGTTCCTTTATCAACACAGTTCATAATGCGGAACAAAGAGAGGAACAATTGAGCACAAAAGATTTAGCTGCAAGTTTTCAAGCAAGTGTGATCGATGTTTTAACGGAAAAAACAATTCGGGCTTGTAAGGAATATCCAATCAAACAATTAGTAATGGCAGGCGGCGTTGCTGCGAACCAAGGGCTCCGCGAACGCTTGACCAAAGAAGTGGCTAAAGAACTTCCAGGCGTGACCTTCATTGTTCCACCACTTAGATTATGCGGAGATAATGCTGCAATGATCGGGGCCGCAGCATTTGTTGAAGCAGAAAAAGGACATTTAGCAGATTATCATCTAAATGCAGACCCTAGTTTAACGTTTATGACGATTTAA
- the purB gene encoding adenylosuccinate lyase, which translates to MIDRYTRPEMGAIWTDENRYNAWLEVEILADEAWAELGDIPKEDVKKIRENASFDVARILEIEAETRHDVVAFTRAVSETLGEERKWVHYGLTSTDVVDTAYGYLLKQANDILREDLKKFTEIIGEKAKEHKQTVMMGRTHGVHAEPTTFGLKLALWYSEMKRNVDRFEHAAKGVEAGKISGAVGTFANISPFVEEYVCDHLGLRAQEISTQVLPRDLHAEYLSSMALIATSIEKFATEIRGLQKSETREVEEFFAKGQKGSSAMPHKRNPIGSENMTGLARVIRGHMVTAYENVTLWHERDISHSSAERIIIPDTTILLDYMLNRFSNIVKNLTVFPENMKRNMDATYGLIYSQRVLLKLIDHGMAREAAYDLVQPKTAYAWDHQTAFRPLLEADDKITAILSKEELDDAFDYNYHLKNVDIIFERVGLA; encoded by the coding sequence ATGATCGATCGTTATACACGACCTGAAATGGGTGCAATTTGGACAGATGAAAACCGCTACAATGCTTGGCTGGAAGTTGAAATCTTGGCCGATGAAGCATGGGCTGAATTAGGAGATATCCCGAAAGAAGATGTAAAAAAAATTCGTGAGAATGCATCGTTTGATGTTGCGCGTATTTTAGAAATCGAAGCGGAAACAAGACATGACGTAGTTGCCTTTACTCGTGCCGTTTCCGAAACATTAGGGGAAGAACGTAAATGGGTTCATTATGGTTTGACAAGTACTGATGTAGTGGACACTGCATATGGTTATTTGTTAAAACAAGCAAACGATATTTTAAGAGAAGACTTAAAGAAATTCACTGAAATCATTGGTGAAAAAGCAAAAGAGCATAAACAGACTGTTATGATGGGCCGGACTCATGGTGTACATGCTGAACCGACAACGTTTGGCTTGAAACTTGCCTTATGGTATTCAGAAATGAAACGAAATGTTGACCGTTTTGAACATGCAGCTAAAGGTGTAGAAGCTGGTAAAATCAGTGGAGCAGTAGGGACATTTGCGAATATTTCACCTTTTGTGGAAGAATATGTTTGTGACCATTTAGGGCTTCGAGCGCAAGAAATTTCTACACAAGTTTTACCTCGTGATTTACATGCTGAGTATTTGTCATCGATGGCGCTAATTGCAACAAGCATTGAAAAATTTGCGACTGAAATTCGTGGTTTGCAAAAATCAGAGACGAGAGAAGTCGAAGAGTTTTTTGCGAAAGGCCAAAAAGGATCTTCAGCGATGCCGCATAAACGAAATCCAATTGGTTCTGAAAATATGACTGGTCTAGCTCGGGTTATTCGTGGTCATATGGTAACTGCCTATGAGAATGTTACTTTATGGCATGAACGTGATATTTCTCACTCGTCAGCAGAGCGTATCATTATTCCAGATACAACGATTTTGCTGGATTATATGCTGAATCGATTTTCTAATATCGTGAAGAATCTAACCGTATTTCCTGAAAATATGAAACGAAATATGGATGCAACATATGGTTTGATTTATAGCCAACGTGTCTTATTGAAGTTGATTGATCATGGCATGGCTCGTGAAGCAGCGTATGATTTAGTACAACCAAAAACGGCTTATGCCTGGGATCACCAAACGGCCTTTAGGCCATTACTAGAGGCAGATGATAAAATCACTGCGATTTTGTCTAAAGAAGAATTAGATGATGCCTTTGATTATAACTATCATTTGAAAAATGTTGATATTATTTTTGAACGGGTCGGCTTAGCGTAA
- a CDS encoding Gfo/Idh/MocA family protein, translating into MNFYNWGIIGLGEIATSFVDHFQQENSKIAAVASRTLAKAETFAKEHGIPTAYGSFEELLADGSIDIVYIAVPNRQHIDHILKALSAGKHVLCEKAITMNSAELAEAMKLAEENGLILAEAMTIFNMPLYQELRSQIDSKRFGKLKMIQAPFGSYKEPDPTNRFFNPDLAGGALLDIGTYAVSFARWFFTAQPKVVSSIMQPFSTGVDEQSATILQNEAQEMATVSLSFQAKMPKQGIVAFEDAYIVINEYPRADEAKIFFNDGTVETIVSGDSNQALNYEITNMIKMIDGEQSNRSLFLTKDVIDLLDQMQQAWNK; encoded by the coding sequence ATGAATTTTTACAATTGGGGCATTATTGGCCTTGGAGAAATCGCAACGAGTTTTGTTGATCATTTTCAACAGGAAAATAGCAAGATAGCGGCAGTTGCTTCTAGAACATTGGCAAAGGCTGAAACATTTGCTAAAGAACACGGGATTCCTACAGCGTATGGCTCGTTTGAAGAGTTATTAGCTGATGGATCGATCGATATTGTCTATATCGCTGTTCCTAATCGGCAACATATCGATCATATTTTAAAAGCATTGTCTGCAGGTAAACATGTTCTTTGTGAAAAAGCAATCACGATGAATAGTGCAGAGTTAGCAGAGGCGATGAAATTAGCTGAAGAAAATGGGTTGATTTTAGCTGAAGCTATGACCATTTTCAACATGCCTTTATATCAAGAGCTAAGAAGCCAAATTGATTCTAAGCGCTTTGGTAAGTTAAAAATGATCCAAGCTCCCTTTGGCAGCTATAAAGAGCCTGATCCAACGAATCGGTTCTTTAACCCTGATTTAGCTGGTGGTGCGCTTTTGGATATTGGTACGTATGCCGTTTCTTTTGCTCGTTGGTTCTTTACTGCTCAACCTAAGGTAGTTTCATCTATTATGCAGCCATTCTCAACCGGCGTCGATGAGCAATCAGCAACGATTCTTCAAAATGAAGCACAGGAAATGGCTACAGTCTCATTAAGTTTCCAAGCTAAAATGCCTAAGCAAGGAATTGTCGCGTTCGAAGATGCTTACATCGTGATCAATGAGTATCCACGAGCAGACGAGGCCAAGATCTTTTTTAATGACGGTACAGTCGAAACTATCGTATCTGGTGACAGCAATCAGGCCTTAAACTACGAAATCACAAATATGATCAAAATGATTGATGGAGAACAATCAAATCGTTCGCTCTTTTTAACAAAAGATGTGATCGATCTACTTGATCAAATGCAACAAGCTTGGAATAAATAA
- a CDS encoding inorganic pyrophosphatase — MEKLKVNVTIDRPVGYKDSFGNTYPVNYGFIAGVIGGDDEEQDAYILNIPSEKLMYFTGIVTAVIHRNDDNETKWIVIPEKSSITEKEILKQTYFIEQYFDSYVEML, encoded by the coding sequence ATGGAAAAATTAAAAGTCAATGTAACGATTGATCGACCAGTTGGTTATAAAGATTCATTTGGCAATACCTATCCAGTCAACTACGGCTTTATTGCTGGCGTAATTGGGGGCGACGATGAAGAACAGGATGCCTATATTTTGAACATCCCTTCTGAGAAACTGATGTACTTTACTGGAATTGTAACAGCAGTTATTCATAGAAATGATGATAATGAAACAAAATGGATCGTAATTCCTGAGAAATCATCGATTACCGAAAAAGAGATCCTTAAACAAACCTATTTTATCGAACAATATTTTGACAGCTATGTAGAAATGCTTTGA
- the purE gene encoding 5-(carboxyamino)imidazole ribonucleotide mutase produces the protein MSVIVSVVMGSTSDWPTMKHACDCLDEFDISYEKKVVSAHRTPDYMFEFAEQARNRGIKVIIAGAGGAAHLPGMIAAKTTLPVIGVPVQSKALNGMDSLLSIVQMPGGVPVATTAIGKAGAINSGLLAVRMLSLYDIELAGKLEDKRKFLEETVMESSDELE, from the coding sequence ATGTCTGTCATAGTTTCAGTAGTTATGGGAAGTACATCTGATTGGCCAACGATGAAACATGCCTGTGATTGTTTAGATGAGTTTGATATTTCTTATGAAAAAAAAGTGGTCTCAGCACATCGAACACCTGATTATATGTTTGAATTCGCTGAGCAAGCACGTAATCGTGGTATTAAAGTTATTATTGCTGGAGCAGGAGGAGCAGCCCATTTACCCGGCATGATCGCAGCAAAAACAACATTGCCTGTGATCGGCGTCCCAGTTCAGTCAAAAGCACTCAACGGAATGGATTCGTTACTTTCCATTGTACAAATGCCTGGTGGTGTCCCGGTAGCAACTACTGCGATAGGAAAAGCAGGTGCTATCAATAGCGGACTGCTTGCAGTTCGGATGCTTTCCCTGTATGATATAGAGTTAGCAGGGAAATTAGAAGACAAACGTAAATTTCTCGAAGAGACTGTGATGGAAAGTAGTGATGAACTTGAATAA
- a CDS encoding nucleobase:cation symporter-2 family protein, with amino-acid sequence MESNGNPIKEQIVQNETDNGKAAVLGLQHLLAMYAGAVAVPLLIGTGLNFNSEQMTYLISIDIFMCGIATLLQLTVNKFFGIGLPVVLGCAIQAVAPLIMIGSDKGVGAIYGSIIASGIFVVLVSGIFSKIKKLFPPLVTGTVITVIGLTLIPVAVEKMGGGSAAAPDFGNTTSLLLAFVTIGLIIVIQVWGRGFIKSIAVLVGLVGGTLLAAILGQVDLAPVGQATWFHFPQPFYFGTPTFDVSSILLMIIISIVSMVESTGVYFALGDITGKHIGEEELKKGYRAEGLAVILGGIFNTFPYTGFSQNVGLVQLSGIKTRRPIYYSAFFLIALGLLPKVGAVAQIIPESVLGGGMLVMFGMVAVQGMRMLSKVDYNNDKNLLIIAISIGFGLGFNMIPTLFQQMPETVRMFTGNGIVMSSLTAIILNLLFNGLKTEE; translated from the coding sequence TTGGAAAGTAACGGGAACCCAATAAAAGAACAAATCGTTCAAAATGAAACTGACAATGGTAAAGCAGCAGTTTTAGGTTTGCAGCATCTGCTGGCGATGTACGCAGGTGCTGTGGCGGTACCTTTGCTGATTGGAACAGGTTTGAATTTTAACTCAGAACAAATGACGTACTTGATTTCGATTGATATTTTTATGTGTGGGATCGCTACATTGCTCCAACTGACTGTTAATAAATTTTTTGGGATTGGGTTGCCAGTAGTACTTGGCTGCGCAATACAAGCGGTAGCGCCGTTGATTATGATTGGTAGTGATAAAGGTGTGGGTGCAATTTATGGCTCGATCATCGCTTCTGGGATTTTTGTTGTTTTAGTATCGGGAATTTTTTCGAAAATCAAAAAGCTATTTCCGCCATTAGTAACTGGAACGGTCATTACTGTAATTGGCTTAACGCTAATCCCAGTGGCTGTTGAAAAGATGGGTGGTGGATCAGCTGCAGCTCCTGATTTTGGAAATACTACAAGTCTGCTACTAGCTTTTGTAACAATTGGGTTGATCATTGTGATTCAAGTATGGGGCAGAGGATTTATCAAGTCGATTGCTGTTTTAGTCGGATTAGTTGGTGGTACGCTTCTTGCTGCTATTTTAGGACAGGTTGATTTAGCGCCGGTAGGTCAAGCAACGTGGTTTCATTTTCCACAACCATTTTATTTTGGAACCCCAACATTTGATGTTTCTTCAATCTTATTGATGATCATTATTTCGATCGTTAGTATGGTTGAATCAACTGGCGTTTATTTTGCTCTGGGAGATATCACAGGTAAGCATATAGGAGAAGAAGAGCTGAAAAAGGGCTATCGAGCAGAAGGTTTAGCTGTTATTCTAGGAGGGATTTTTAACACATTTCCTTATACGGGTTTTTCTCAAAATGTTGGACTCGTTCAGCTTTCAGGTATTAAAACGCGCCGACCAATTTATTATTCTGCATTTTTCTTAATTGCTTTAGGGCTGTTGCCAAAAGTTGGAGCAGTTGCTCAAATCATTCCAGAGTCAGTATTAGGCGGCGGTATGCTTGTGATGTTTGGGATGGTTGCCGTTCAAGGAATGCGAATGTTATCCAAAGTTGACTATAATAATGATAAAAATTTATTGATCATTGCTATTTCAATTGGCTTTGGTCTTGGTTTTAATATGATTCCTACACTATTTCAACAAATGCCAGAAACGGTAAGGATGTTTACGGGAAATGGTATCGTAATGAGTAGTTTGACAGCAATCATTTTGAATTTATTATTCAATGGATTAAAAACGGAGGAATAG
- the argS gene encoding arginine--tRNA ligase: MNNKEIVAKAIYDVVKEDLSLEAVTQLLENPKSVDHGDVAFPAFSLAKVYRKAPQQIAADLAEKIAGTDFEKIEVVGPYLNFFMNKKMVSQAVIGQIAKDKGHYGDSSIGEKGNVPIDMSSPNIAKPISMGHLRSTVIGNSIAFILEKIGYTPIRINHLGDWGTQFGKLIVGYKKWGSEEAVKTAPITELLRLYVQFHEEAETQPELEEEARAWFKKLEEGDEEATELWQWFRTESLKEFDKIYSMLEVSFDSYNGEAFYNDKMDEIVTMLEEKHLLQENEGAEIVDLSAYDLNPALIKKSDGATLYITRDLAAAVYRKRNYDFAKSIYVVGNEQSNHFKQLKAVLKELGFDWSQDMHHIPFGLITQGGKKLSTRKGKIVLLEEVLNEAVELANKQIMEKNPDLPNRDEVARQVGIGSVIFHDLKNDRLNNFDFVLEEVVRFEGETGPYVQYTHARAMSILRKADFTIDETKAYALDDKDSWEVVKLLQKFPDVVMQAAEKYEPSVIAKHAIQVAQAFNKYYAHVKILTDDEQKESRLALVYAMATIIKEDLRLLGLHAPNEM; this comes from the coding sequence ATGAATAACAAAGAAATCGTAGCAAAAGCCATTTATGATGTAGTAAAAGAAGATCTATCTTTAGAAGCTGTTACACAATTATTGGAAAATCCTAAATCAGTTGATCATGGAGATGTTGCTTTTCCGGCTTTTTCACTTGCTAAAGTCTATCGCAAAGCCCCTCAACAAATTGCCGCCGATTTAGCAGAAAAAATTGCTGGAACAGACTTTGAAAAAATTGAAGTGGTAGGACCTTATTTAAACTTTTTCATGAATAAAAAAATGGTCAGTCAAGCGGTCATCGGTCAAATTGCGAAAGATAAAGGGCATTATGGCGATAGCTCAATCGGTGAAAAAGGGAATGTCCCAATTGATATGTCCTCACCCAATATTGCTAAACCAATTTCTATGGGACACTTACGTTCGACTGTAATTGGAAATTCTATTGCCTTTATTCTTGAAAAAATTGGTTATACACCAATCCGTATCAATCATTTAGGGGATTGGGGAACCCAATTCGGAAAATTAATTGTTGGCTATAAAAAATGGGGTTCAGAAGAAGCGGTTAAAACGGCACCCATCACTGAATTATTACGCTTATACGTACAATTCCATGAAGAAGCTGAAACACAACCAGAGTTAGAAGAAGAAGCTCGCGCTTGGTTTAAAAAACTAGAAGAAGGCGACGAAGAAGCAACCGAATTATGGCAATGGTTCCGTACAGAATCACTAAAAGAATTCGATAAAATTTATTCAATGTTGGAAGTTTCTTTTGATTCATATAATGGGGAAGCTTTCTATAATGATAAGATGGATGAAATCGTCACAATGCTGGAAGAAAAACATTTATTACAAGAAAATGAAGGAGCGGAAATCGTTGATTTGTCTGCCTATGATTTAAATCCTGCTTTGATCAAAAAATCTGATGGCGCTACACTATATATCACACGTGATTTGGCAGCAGCTGTTTACCGTAAACGTAACTATGACTTTGCTAAATCGATTTATGTCGTTGGAAATGAACAAAGTAATCACTTCAAGCAATTAAAAGCTGTCTTAAAAGAGCTTGGATTTGACTGGTCTCAAGATATGCATCATATTCCATTTGGCTTGATCACACAAGGTGGTAAAAAACTATCGACTCGTAAAGGGAAAATTGTTTTATTAGAAGAAGTGCTAAACGAAGCAGTTGAACTTGCGAACAAACAAATTATGGAGAAAAATCCTGATTTGCCAAATCGTGACGAAGTGGCTAGACAGGTTGGAATTGGTTCTGTTATTTTCCATGACCTAAAAAATGATCGTCTAAATAATTTTGACTTTGTTTTAGAAGAGGTTGTCCGCTTCGAAGGAGAAACCGGTCCTTATGTCCAATATACGCATGCTCGTGCTATGAGTATTCTTAGGAAAGCTGATTTTACGATCGACGAAACTAAGGCATATGCTTTAGATGACAAAGATAGTTGGGAAGTTGTTAAGTTGTTGCAAAAATTCCCAGATGTTGTGATGCAAGCAGCTGAAAAATATGAACCTTCAGTGATTGCCAAACATGCCATTCAAGTTGCTCAAGCGTTTAACAAATATTATGCTCATGTCAAAATTTTAACAGACGATGAACAAAAAGAATCACGTTTAGCATTAGTTTATGCTATGGCGACAATCATTAAAGAAGATTTACGTTTACTTGGCCTGCATGCGCCAAATGAAATGTAA